A region from the Arachis ipaensis cultivar K30076 chromosome B01, Araip1.1, whole genome shotgun sequence genome encodes:
- the LOC110268613 gene encoding GDSL esterase/lipase At1g20120-like yields the protein MFKEYIGKLKGAVGEERTAYILEKSIVLISMGSNDIAGTYFLTPYRRVHYNVRQYSRRLIRLTTRFILELYRLGARRIGTVSLSALGCIPMQRTVRGGIKRNCVEPVTKAAQVYNTMLYQSLMALKKTLSGSRIVYLDVHNSLNMLIQHPNQFGFESVDRACCGIASMELDLFCSTFSLKICTDASKYVFWDSYHPTERTYSIITSDLIKKTIDQFV from the exons ATGTTCAAAGAATACATTGGAAAACTTAAGGGTGCTGTGGGAGAAGAAAGAACAGCTTACATTCTTGAAAAGAGCATAGTTCTCATCAGCATGGGAAGCAATGATATTGCAGGAACATATTTTCTCACACCATATAGGAGAGTCCATTACAATGTCAGACAATATTCAAGAAGGCTTATCAGATTAACAACAAGATTTATATTG GAACTATATCGATTGGGAGCAAGAAGGATTGGAACAGTGAGCTTATCAGCATTAGGATGCATCCCAATGCAGAGGACAGTGAGAGGAGGCATAAAAAGGAATTGTGTGGAACCAGTAACAAAGGCAGCACAAGTCTACAATACCATGCTCTATCAATCACTTATGGCTCTCAAGAAGACCCTCTCTGGTTCCAGAATTGTATACCTTGATGTTCATAATTCACTCAATATGCTTATTCAACACCCCAACCAATTTG GATTTGAAAGCGTGGATAGAGCATGTTGTGGCATTGCAAGCATGGAACTTGACCTATTTTGTAGTACTTTTTCATTGAAAATCTGCACAGATGCATCCAAATATGTCTTCTGGGACAGTTATCATCCTACCGAGAGAACTTACAGTATTATTACCTCAGATTTAATAAAAAAGACCATTGATCAATTTGTctaa
- the LOC107633570 gene encoding phospholipase D alpha 1-like — MAPFLLHGDINATIYETQKFDTFSSVPLYASIYLDEVKIESRRLKEPTNPKLEECFYIRCAHMTSNIIVKLECDKWLSSLRGRGVIGEAYVEVDEKMLNGVEVDKWVEIVDASKKPISGGPKIHVKLQFFDAKRHQNWSQGIKSPDFPGVPRTFFSQHKGCKVTLYQDAHVLDDFSPRVVLDGSKTYEPQRCWEDIFDAINEAKHFIYITGWSLYTQISLIRDPKRPKHGGDITLGELLKKKAKDDGVRVVMLLWQEGIIRVPGIGNYVRTMGTHDKETQSYFKDTNVHCILCPRDSVSYSHHQKIVVVDAKLPNEKDPDHQRRIVSFIGGIDLCNGRYDTQFHSLFQTLAAEHSKDFYQPSIYGSAIEKGGPREPWHDIHCKLEGPIAWDVYSTFVQRFWKQGTDQDMLLSEEKLKDFIIAPSQATNPDDDDDTWNVQLFRSIDDTATLGFPETAKEAFEHGLVSGKNKTIDRSIQDAYINAIRRAKNFIYIENQYFIGSAFGWSVDSTEFDAVHLIPKELSLKIVSKIKAKEKFMVYVVIPMWPEGVPINKTTGAVQKILYLQRRTIEMMYKDIVEALKEEKIEQDPRKYLSFFCLGNREVKKDGEYMPPQRPEQGSDYQKAQEERRFMIYVHSKMMIVDDEYIIIGSANINQRSMDGGRDTEIAMGAYQPHHLATSQGGARGQIHGFRISLWYEHLGMYEDTFLNPESEECINKVKQLGEKYWELYSNKYLLGSNNLPGHLLRYPVDISADGTLTNLSGVEFFPDTNAPILGAKNPTVINRGLPNKIFTM; from the exons ATGGCACCATTTTTATTGCATGGAGATATCAATGCAACCATTTATGAGACTCAAAAGTTCGACACCTTTTCATCG GTGCCCCTTTATGCAAGCATTTATCTGGATGAAGTAAAGATTGAAAGCAGGCGTTTAAAAGAGCCTACTAACCCTAAATTGGAAGAGTGTTTTTACATTCGTTGTGCCCATATGACATCAAATATCATAGTCAAATTGGAATGTGACAAATGGCTTTCTTCTCTTCGTGGACGAGGTGTTATTGGAGAAGCATATGTGGAAGTTGATGAGAAAATGTTAAATGGTGTTGAAGTTGACAAATGGGTTGAAATAGTTGATGCCAGTAAAAAGCCCATATCTGGGGGCCCAAAGATCCATGTCAAGCTACAATTTTTTGATGCTAAACGACACCAAAACTGGTCTCAAGGCATCAAATCTCCTGACTTCCCTGGAGTTCCTCGCACTTTCTTCTCCCAGCATAAGGGATGCAAG GTTACTCTTTACCAAGATGCTCATGTCCTAGATGATTTTTCCCCAAGAGTAGTGCTTGATGGAAGTAAGACTTACGAGCCTCAAAGATGCTGGGAGGATATCTTTGATGCAATCAACGAAGCAAAACACTTTATATACATCACTGGCTGGTCTCTTTACACTCAGATTTCTCTGATAAGAGATCCTAAGAGGCCAAAGCATGGTGGAGACATAACACTCGGTGAGTTGCTCAAGAAAAAGGCAAAGGACGATGGAGTCAGGGTTGTGATGCTTCTATGGCAGGAAGGAATAATTCGAGTTCCAGGAATTGGAAACTACGTCAGAACCATGGGTACTCATGATAAAGAAACCCAAAGCTATTTCAAGGACACAAATGTCCACTGCATTTTGTGCCCACGTGACAGTGTTTCTTACAGTCATCACCAAAAGATTGTGGTGGTGGATGCTAAGTTGCCAAATGAAAAGGACCCAGATCATCAAAGAAGAATTGTGAGTTTCATTGGAGGTATTGATCTCTGTAATGGAAGATATGATACTCaatttcattctctttttcaaaCTTTAGCTGCTGAACACAGTAAAGATTTTTATCAACCAAGTATTTATGGATCTGCAATTGAAAAGGGTGGTCCTAGGGAGCCATGGCATGATATACATTGTAAGCTTGAAGGGCCTATTGCATGGGATGTTTACTCCACCTTTGTGCAGAGATTTTGGAAACAGGGCACAGATCAGGACATGCTTCTTTCAGAAGAAAAGCTTAAGGATTTCATCATTGCACCATCTCAAGCAAcgaaccctgatgatgatgatgacacaTGGAATGTTCAGTTGTTCAGATCCATTGATGATACAGCTACTCTTGGTTTTCCAGAAACTGCTAAAGAAGCTTTTGAACATGGGCTTGTTAGCGGGAAGAACAAGACGATAGATCGGAGCATTCAAGATGCATACATTAATGCTATTCGCCGAGCAAAGAATTTCATATATATTGAGAACCAATATTTTATAGGAAGTGCTTTCGGGTGGAGTGTGGATAGCACAGAATTTGATGCTGTTCATCTTATCCCAAAGGAGCTTTCACTCAAAATTGTTAGCAAGATTAAGGCTAAAGAGAAGTTCATGGTGTATGTAGTGATTCCAATGTGGCCAGAAGGTGTTCCAATAAATAAGACTACTGGAGCTGTTCAGAAAATACTATATTTGCAGAGGAGGACCATAGAGATGATGTACAAGGACATTGTTGAAGCACTCAAGGAAGAGAAAATTGAACAAGATCCTCGAAAATATTTGTCATTCTTCTGTCTTGGCAATCGAGAGGTGAAGAAAGACGGAGAGTATATGCCTCCACAGAGACCAGAACAAGGTTCCGATTACCAGAAAGCCCAAGAAGAACGACGCTTCATGATTTATGTGCACTCCAAGATGATGATAG TTGATGATGAGTACATAATCATTGGATCTGCCAACATCAACCAGAGATCAATGGATGGTGGAAGAGACACCGAAATTGCCATGGGAGCTTATCAACCACACCATTTGGCTACTAGCCAAGGAGGTGCAAGAGGCCAAATCCATGGCTTCCGCATCTCCCTGTGGTACGAGCACCTTGGAATGTATGAAGACACCTTCCTCAACCCAGAAAGTGAAGAATGTATTAACAAAGTGAAACAACTTGGGGAGAAGTATTGGGAGTTGTATTCTAACAAGTATTTACTTGGATCCAATAACCTTCCTGGTCACTTGCTTCGGTATCCTGTTGATATTTCTGCTGATGGAACACTCACAAATCTCTCAGGAGTTGAGTTCTTCCCTGACACTAATGCTCCTATTCTAGGTGCCAAAAACCCTACTGTCATAAATCGAGGTCTTCCTAACAAGATATTCACCATGTAG
- the LOC107635449 gene encoding phospholipase D alpha 1-like gives MVFVLHCDDNYAKPTGQLPIDAFAQAWVLAGDISEKCPIDRRLELVDENEKPLNASIHLRLQFSKAKKWLGLPTRCFPQRIGCEVTLFQDAHTRDEFVQRKADAGLGKYESHGCWEDMFDKINGAKHFIYITAWSLDTKITLIRDPRMNPGSVQTLGELLKKKEKDGVRVVLLLWNDVTAVRLFKNEGLMGTCDKETERYFKGTGVECVLRTHEKWMCSHHEKVVIVDAPLTNNAKRRLVSFIGGLDLCKGRFDTPSHPLFSSLGPDGEHSRDFHQPNFEGTAITKGGPREPWHDAHCRLEGPVAWDVYKNFVESIRKEGKEDILVPDKQVEDVMGDRGIVESCKKEGKEGILVPQKQVKDVISDQQIIEPNHETWNAQLFREAAETKKGFRGKNKKTDRSIHDAYIYAIRAAERFIYIENQYFIGNSSEKNDASHQIATELTLKIVSKIKAKERFAVYVVIPMWPEGIPECSFVRKMLDLQKGTIEKMYRDINQAIKEAGIDEEPQNYLAFFCLGNREVKKQGEYEPPDKPSKGSSYQKAQEARRFMIYVHSKLMIVDDEYIIIGSANINQRSMDGGRDTEIGMGAYQPYYLASGPNGATGQVHDFRRSLWLEHLGKHENTFLNPESKACIEKVNQFAEENWKSYSDISSVDLHGHLLRYPYHISDDGTITELPGFEFFPDTNAEILGKDDIYTRLPFIRDLLLG, from the exons ATGGTATTCGTCCTGCACTGTGACGACAACTATGCAAAACCTACTGGTCAGCTACCAATTGATGCCTTTGCACAAGCATGGGTACTTGCTGGGGATATCTCGGAAAAGTGTCCTATAGACAGAAGGCTCGAACTAGTGGATGAGAATGAGAAGCCATTGAATGCATCAATCCACCTGAGGCTGCAGTTTTCTAAAGCTAAAAAATGGCTAGGGCTTCCCACCAGATGCTTTCCACAGAGAATTGGATGTGAGGTAACTCTTTTCCAAGATGCTCATACCCGGGATGAATTTGTCCAGAGAAAAGCCGATGCCGGACTTGGGAAATACGAGTCCCACGGATGCTGGGAGGATATGTTTGATAAAATCAATGGAGCAAAACACTTCATATACATTACAGCCTGGTCTCTTGACACTAAGATAACCCTCATAAGGGATCCAAGGATGAATCCTGGAAGTGTCCAAACACTTGGTGAGCTGctcaagaaaaaagagaaagatggTGTAAGAGTTGTACTACTTCTTTGGAACGATGTAACAGCTGTTCGGTTATTTAAAAATGAAGGACTCATGGGTACTTGTGACAAAGAAACGGAACGGTATTTCAAAGGCACTGGTGTGGAGTGTGTTCTACGTACTCATGAGAAATGGATGTGTTCTCATCACGAGAAAGTGGTGATTGTGGACGCTCCATTGACCAATAATGCGAAGAGAAGATTAGTGAGTTTTATCGGGGGTTTAGATCTCTGCAAAGGAAGATTCGACACTCCATCACATCCACTTTTTAGCAGTTTGGGCCCGGACGGTGAGCACAGCAGGGATTTTCATCAACCCAACTTTGAAGGTACTGCAATCACAAAAGGAGGCCCTAGAGAACCGTGGCATGACGCGCACTGTCGCCTTGAAGGGCCTGTTGCATGGGATGTTTATAAAAACTTTGTGGAGAGCATCAGGAAGGAAGGTAAAGAGGACATACTTGTTCCAGATAAACAGGTTGAAGATGTCATGGGTGACCGTGGCATTGTGGAGAGCTGCAAGAAGGAAGGAAAAGAGGGCATACTTGTTCCACAGAAACAGGTTAAAGATGTCATAAGTGACCAACAAATAATTGAGCCTAATCATGAGACGTGGAATGCTCAGTTGTTTAGAGAAGCTGCTGAAACAAAAAAAGGTTTTCGAGGGAAGAATAAGAAGACAGATCGGAGCATTCACGATGCGTATATATATGCTATTAGAGCTGCCGAGCGCTTCATCTATATTGAGAACCAGTATTTTATAGGAAATAGTTCTGAAAAAAATGATGCTTCACATCAAATTGCAACGGAGCTTACACTTAAAATTGTTAGTAAGATTAAAGCCAAGGAAAGGTTCGCTGTGTATGTTGTCATTCCCATGTGGCCTGAGGGTATCCCAGAATGTTCCTTTGTTCGGAAAATGTTAGATTTGCAGAAAGGAACAATAGAAAAGATGTACAGGGACATTAATCAAGCAATCAAGGAAGCGGGAATTGATGAAGAACCTCAAAATTATTTGGCATTCTTCTGCCTTGGAAATCGAGAGGTGAAGAAGCAAGGAGAGTATGAACCTCCAGACAAGCCATCCAAAGGTTCCAGTTACCAGAAAGCCCAAGAGGCCAGGCGCTTCATGATTTATGTACATTCTAAGCTAATGATAG TTGATGATGAATACATAATCATTGGATCGGCCAACATCAACCAGAGATCCATGGATGGTGGTAGAGACACTGAGATTGGCATGGGAGCTTACCAACCCTACTATTTGGCTAGCGGGCCAAACGGTGCAACGGGCCAGGTGCATGATTTCCGCAGGTCCTTGTGGTTGGAGCATCTTGGCAAACATGAAAACACCTTCCTCAACCCTGAGAGTAAAGCATGTATTGAGAAGGTGAACCAGTTTGCTGAGGAGAATTGGAAATCATATTCCGATATATCTAGCGTTGACCTTCATGGCCACCTTCTTCGCTATCCTTATCACATTTCTGACGATGGAACCATCACAGAGCTTCCTGGATTTGAGTTCTTTCCGGACACTAATGCTGAGATTCTAGGAAAGGATGACATATACACGAGGCTTCCATTTATTCGGGATCTTCTTCTAGGTTGA